The following nucleotide sequence is from Halorussus caseinilyticus.
GACAACGAGAACCTACCGACGCCGGACACATTTAATGGGCGTCTGATTCCAGCACACTGAAAACAGAGCGAAGCCCCGTCCGGAGTTGTCCGATTTGCGGTAATTACGGGATGAGAGAAGAGATTTATGGATAGAGGCCGCCCTATAGTTGAACATCTTCGGAGGTTCGGGAACGTATGTCACAGCTATTCGCCGGGCGACGGCGACGACGCGTCGTCGCCGTCGCCCGTTCCGTCGCTCCGTCGTCACGGCGTCGGACGAACGGGACAAAATAGATGATGGCTTTAGCCGTGTAAAAATTTCTTTAGCAATGAAAAACAAGTCTAAAGCAAATCTGTAGGATGAGAAAACGTAGATGGATTGGCGACCGGGCCTCTGTGGTCGAACCCCCATAGTTATGGTCGTAGGCTCACAACGTACACACATGAGTGCCGACAAGAGGCGGGTCCAGTTCCGCGCTCCCTCACGGCTCATCGACCGCACGGACTCGCTCGCGGACGTGTTCGGGTCCGACCGGACCGACGTTCTCATCGACGCCCTTCGCCAGTTCCTCAGAGACGCCGCTCACGACGACGAAATCAAACAGGAAATCGCGGGCGCGTACTACGACGACGAAATCACGTTCGAGCAGTTGAAACTGCTCGTCGGGAAGGAGGAAGCCGCCAACTTCCGCGTGCTGAAACGACAGTTGGACGAGGACCTGACCGACGAACTCGCCGAACTATAGATGACGGTCGTCGCCGACACGTCGGCGCTGGTGAGTCTCGGATGTGCGACGGACCCTCCGCTTCTGGACCTCGTTCTCTCGGAGTACCACGTCGCCGTTCCCGAAGTAGTCGTCACCGAACTCCGAGAAGTCGCCGCCTACGACGACGCCCAAGCGCGAAGTGCGGGACGCCTGTTGGACCGAACCGACGAACTCTCGACTGCAGACGTTTCGCTCGACGCCGACTTCCCCTTGGACGACGGGGAGAACGCCGCAGTCGAGTTGGCCAACGACCGAAACGCCGGGATGTTGCTCTGCGACGAGTTCAACCAACTCGGTCTGATTCACGCCTCGCTGGACGACGTGCAACTCGTCACGACGCCGAAGTTCCTGCTCGTCCTCGACGCGAAGAATCTGGTCTCGGCGTCGGACGTGGAGTCGCTACTGGACGACATCGGCGCGGTCCGAAGTTGGGACGGAAATAGCTACGTCGGGCGCGTCCGAAACCGGCTCTGAGTCCGGACTGCGCGCCCCTCTACGCTCCGACGACCGTAATCGCCTGCTCGCGGTCTATCGCTCGCTCCAACTCCTCGGCGATGGCGCTCCCGCGCGAGACCTGAATGTCGCCGCCGCGACCCACCGTCGCGGTGAAGAGGTACTCGCCGTCGGCCTGCACTTCGACCGTCTCGCCCGCGTGCCCGTCGGTCGGGAGGACGATGTGCCGGGAGGTGATGTCCGGCGTCACCGTCTCGCCGCGCGTGGCCGCGCCTGCGCCGCCCGCGCTCCCGCCACCGGACGCGCCCGAGACCGACTGTGGTTTCTCGCTGTGGGTCCGCACGTCGATGTCGATGCCCAAGCGATTCTCGATGTCCTCGATTCGGCCGCCGCCCTTCCCGATGACGTAGGAGATGTCGTCGTCGGTGACGTACACCGTCGCGCGGTTCTGGCCCTGCACTTCCACGTCCACCGCGCCGCGGGCGACCGACTGAATCTCGCGCTCTATCTCCTGTTTCGCCAACTTCGAGACGCCGCTCTCCTCGCGTTCGCCCTCGTTCAGGGGAACGGTGACGACCTGCCGGTTGAAGGTGTAAATCTCGTACTCGGGGCGACCCGTCTCGAAGTCCTGAATCATGATGACCGGGCGCGCGAGGTCCTCCTCCATCAGGCCCTCGGGCACCTTGACCTGCGTGGACACGTCGTAGACCTTCGCTACCTTCCCGGCCTCGATGTAGACTACGGTGTCCACGATTTGGGGAATCATGCCGAGTTCGACCCGGCCGACGAGTCGCTGGAGGGCGTCGATGGCGCGGGTCGCGTGGACGACGCCAATCATGCCGACGCCCGCGAGTCGCATGTCGGCGAACACCTCGAAGTCGTCGGTCTTGCGCACCTCGTCGTAGATGGTGTAGTCGGGCCGGACCATCAACAGCGAGTCGGCGGTCTTCTCCATCTCGCCGCCCAACTCGGTGTACTGGGTGATTTCCGGGCCGACCTGTAGGTCGCGGGGCTTCTCCATCGTCTTGACCGCGAAGTCGTTGTGCGCGAGGAACTCGCCGACCGCTTGGGCGAAGGTGGACTTCCCGGCACCGGGCGACCCGGCGATGAGGACGCCGCGCTGACGTTCGAGCAGGCGGTCTTTGAGTTCGTCGGCGTACTCGTAGTCCTCCATGTCGGTCTTGACGATGGGCCGGACCGCGGTAATCTCCCACCCGTCGGCGAACGGCGGTTCCGCGATGGCGATGCGGTAGTCGCGGAACTGGACGATGGTCATGCCGGGTTCGTCCAACTCGATGAACCCCTCGTTGCTCTCTTTCGCGCCGTCGATAATCTCGCTGGCTATCTCGCGGACCTCCTCCTCGTCGGTCGGGTCCTCGCCGATGGTCTGGTAGTGCATATCGCCCACGTCGCCGCGCTTTGCCATCGGTTCGACTCCGGCCTTGAGGTGGACGCTCATCGTCTGGTCGTCGAAGTAGTCCTCGATGGAGAGGCGACCGACTTCGGTCTCCTCGACCCGCGGCGAGACGTACTCGACTTCGACGCCCTTCGCCTGTGCGACTTCGCTCTGCACCACGTCGCTGGTGACGAACACCGCGTCGTGTTCGGCCGCGAGGTCCCGGATGAGGGCGTCGATTTCGCCCTCGCTCGCCAGTCCTTTCTCGGTAGCGTCGGGTCGTTCGCCGACGTACTCCAGTTCGATGGACCCCTCGTCCGCGAGGTCGGCGAGTCGCTGAAGTTCCGACAGGCCGTCCCACCCGCTCTCGGCACCGCTGTTGGCCTGCGCTTCGAGTTCGGCCACCACCGCCTCGGGCACCAGTACTGTCGCGCCCTCGAAGTCGCCGTCTTCGACGCGCTCGGAGACCCGGCCGTCGATGACGACGCTCGTGTCCGGTAGAACGTTCATGGGTGTCCGTTCGGACGGAGCGCCCATAAGGGTGTCTTTGACGCCTCCCGCGACGGCGAAAAGGTTCAATCGCGTGGACGCCTTGCCTCGGGTATGGACGCGGCCGGGTCGCCGACCGGCGACGACGCCCCCCGACTCAGTTGGGTGTTCGTCGGTCTCCTCGCGGCGTCGATAGCCGAGAACCTCGTCAGCGGCGACCTAATCTGGACGGTCTTTCTCGCGGCGGCGCTGGTGGTTCTCGTTCTCCCTGCGGTCGCGGCCCGCGATTCGGCGGCGATGCTCCCGCCCGAGGTGACGGCGCTGGCGGTCCTCCCGGCGGTGACGCGGGCGCTCGGACCGGCGTGGGCCACCGAGTACGCGACGTACCTCTCGGTGGCCGCCCTCGCTCTCGCGGTGGTGGCCGAACTTTCGCTGTTCACCAGCGTCGAGATGGCTCCGTGGCTAGCCAACGCGATGGTCGTGTTGACAACGATGGCCGCTATCGGCGTCTGGGCCGTTCTCCAGTTCTACTCCGACGCGTTCCTCGGCACCCACCTCGTCGGGTCGGCCGACGACGTGAACGTGGCGTTCGTCAGGGCTACCGTCGCGGGTCTCGCGGCCGCGGTCGTCTTCGAGCGCTACTTCGCGGACCACGCGGACGCCGAGAGCGCGTCCGACCTTCCGGAAGGTGAGACCGGATGACGGACCCGCTACGCGACAGTCACGAGAGGTGGCTGGTTCGGGCGCTACAGGTCGGACTGGCCGTCGTCGCTGGCTACGGACTCTACCGGGGCGAGACTGCCGTCTTCGTCAACGGACTCGTCTCGCTCGGGGTCACGTTCGTCCCGGCGTTGGTCCGGCGTGACCTCGGCATCTCGATGGACACGAGTTACGTGCTGGTGATTTCGGTCGCCGTGTTCGTCCACGCCGTGGGGTTGCTGGGACCCTACCGGACGCTCCCGTGGTACGACTCGGTGGCCCACGCGCTCTCGGCGACCGTCGTCGCGGGCGCTGGCTACGTGACGGTCAAAGCTGTCGAACGGAACTCCGAGCGGACGACTCTGCCTCCGGAAGCCGAGTTCGTCTTCATTCTCGTCTTCGTGATGGCGTTCGGGGTCCTCTGGGAGATTGTCGAGTTCGGCGCGGAACTGGCGTCTGCCGCGGTGGGCGGAACGGCGGTGTTGGTCCAGTACGGACTCGACGACATCATCAACGACCTGCTGTTCAATCAGGTGGGCGCGCTCGTCGTCGCCGGGTGGGACGCCGCTCGGCCAGAGAAAGCCGCGGACGAGGCGGCCGAGGCGATGGACGACTAGCTTTTCCCTGCCCGTCCCGTACCGCGGTCCATGCGTCACGAACACCTCGTCGTCACCATCGAGGCCGGGACCAAGGAGCGAATCGACGCCGACTTGGACGCGGGCGAGTCGCTCGAAGCGTGGGTCGCCGACGCGGTGGAACGGAAGTTGGACGGCGGAGAAACCGACGCCTCCGACGTGACCGACGAAGCGTCCGACGCCTCCGACGTGACCGACGAAGCGTCCGACGCGGACGACTACGAGGAAGGATTCGAGTACGTGGACGACTGCGCTATCTGATTACTCCGACCACGTTACGTTCCGGGTGAGGACGAACACGAGCAGTGCCATCAGGAGTTGCCCGAGCAGGGCTTCGAGGGCCGCGAGCGCCCGCGCCCACCCGTGGAGCGGTTGCATGTCGCCGTAGCCGAGCGTGGCGAACGTCACCGTGCTGAAATAAACTGTCTTCAGTATGTAGACGAAGTTGAGGTAGATACCCTGCGACGGCTTGATTTGGTACGTCACGGTGGTCTCGGCGGTGGGTTCGATGACGCCGCTGGTCAATGGGTAGATTACCCCGCAGAGCAGGATGACCACGATGGACGTTGCGATTACTCGCCACGGGTTCGAACCGTACCCGGTCGTCCACCGCCACGCTTCTTTTGCGAGCGCCTGCGGGTACGACCGGAACTCCCACGCCTCCCGTCGCCGGATGTTCTTCCGCTTGCGGTAGTACTCCCGCGACGCCGCGGTCAGGCCGTTGTCCTCTGCGAGTCGCTGGAGTTCGCTGTACGTCCAGTGGGCCGCTTCGTACCTGTCGAGTCGGTTGTCGTCGGGGTGTTTCGGCCCGACCACGTCGAGCGCCGAGATTCGCCGGTCGTCGTCGGTGTCGAGCAGTTCCTCCTCGTAGACGACGTTCTTCCCGAACGTCGTCTCCTCGGCGATGCGGGCGTTGTCGAAGACGGCGTAGTGCAGGCGCGCGCCGCAGAGGTCGGCCCCGCGGAGGTCGGTGCGGTCGAACTCGGCGTGTTCGAGGTTCGCGCCCCGGAGGTTGACGCCCTGCGCGTCCACGCCCTCGAATTGGGAGTATCGGAGGTCGGTACCGCTCAGGTCGGTCCCTTCGAGGTTGCAGTTGACGAATCGCGCGTCGGTGATGGTCAGTCCCGAGGGCCAGTCGGCGTCGGACAGTTCCACGTCCCGGAAGATGGCCCCGTCGAGACGCTCGCCGACGGTCGGCGCGGTTTCCTCCAGTTGGCGCGAGGGCTTCTGGGCTACGTCGGCGTGCCAGATGCATCGGTCCGTGTCGCCCCAGACGGGCCGCCAGCAACAGACGCCGCCGAGTCCCGTGACGGCGCTGGCCTCGTGAGTGTGGCCGCACCGCTCGTCCGCAACCGAACGCCGGTTCCCGGTCGCACCCACCATTTCCCCCGGTGTAGACTGCAGCTCTTCAGACATAGACGCTGTAGTAGGCCGACGCTCTTTCCGTTTGTGCCCGACCACTCATGCGGTCGCCGCCCCGCACGTAGTTCTACCGGCGCTCGCGCGAAGGCCACTACGCCTTTTCTCGCGTCCCGTGGGTCCGGTATGGCCGACCTCCGAGCGATTCACGAGGAAGTCCGCCGCGTCCGAGAGGACACCGACGCCGACCGCGAGGTTCGCCTGACGCCCCAGTCCATCGAGGAGTCGCTGTCGGGGATGCAGTCGGACGCGAACGACCCGCGCCCGACCGACTCAAGGAGGTCCGGGCGGAAATCGACCGCCTCGCGGACGACGCCGCGCCCGAAGTCGCGGACGAACTCGACCGACTGCGCCGACAGGTCCGGGAGTACGAACGAGAGAACCTGTAGCGGGGTGCGCGCCGGTCGTGGAATTCCTTCCCGTTCTTTGAAGCGCAATTTTATTGCCTTTAGACAGGATATTATTTGTCTACTATCGCTCTACATCCGTCTATCGCGGCTCACCGCGGGTGTCCGTGACTGCGACCGCACGGACGATAACGGCGACGAAGGGACTAGCTACTGCTTGAGCCAATCAGACCGCGACCGCCCAGCACGGCACCGCGACGGCGGACCTCGCCCGGTATCGAATCCTCGAAACCCACCGATTTCAAGCCGCTCGCGCCCCACGTCCAACCCATGACCGAAGTCGCCGAGTTGACCCGCGAACTCGTCTCGATTCCGAGTCACGACGACGAGACCGAGGCGGGCGACTACGTGGAAAACTGGCTCCGCGAGGAGACCGACGCCGACGTGACCCGCGACGGGGCGGGCAACGTCGTCGCCAGACGCGACCCGGAGGGGGACGCCGCCGCCTCCGTCGCCGACGACACCTCCGAATCCGCCGAGTCGCTCGCGCTCGTCGGCCACCACGACGTGGTGCCGCCGGACGACTCCCAGACGACCGACGACGGAAGCTACGTCGTCTCAGAGCGCGACGGCCGCCTCTACGGTCGGGGCACCGCCGACATGAAGGGCGCAGTCGCCGCCGCGATGCTGGCGTTCCGCGATGCCGACCTCGGGGACACCGCCGCAGACTCGCCCCGCGAACTCGTCTTCGCCAGTTTCGTCGGCGAGGAGCAGGGCGGTATCGGAGCGCGCGCGGCCATCGAAGACGGGTTCGCGCCGGACTACGCCGTCGTCGGCGAGGGTTCGACGGGCTACTCCGCCGAGGGCGTGACCGACGTGGCAGTCGCGCACAAGGGTCGGCGCGGAAGCACCGTCGTCGCCCGCGGCACGTCCGCCCACGCCAGCGAACCCGAGGCGGGCGAGAACGCGGTCTACCGGGCCTGTGACGCCGTGGACGTGGTTCGTGACCTCGACTTCCCCGCGACCGAAGTTCTCGGCGAGGAAGTCCGGGGGAGCGTGGCCGTCACCGAAATCGACGGCGGGAGCGCGTGGAACGTGATTCCCGAGGAGTGTACGGTGACGATAGACGAGCGGACCGTCCCCGGCGAGCGCGCCGACCTCGAACGCGTCGAGACCGTCGAGGGCGTCGAGTGGCGCGTGGACCAAGACCTGCCGCCGATGCGGTGCGACGACGAGGACTTCGCCGAGACGGTGCTGACCGCCGCGAGCGAGACCCAAGACTCCGACCCGCGACTCGTCTCGAAACCCCACGCCACCGACGCCGGGTGGTTGGCCGAGGCGGGAACGACCTGCGTGGTCTGCGGTCCGGCCGAACCCGGCGAGGCCCACACCGACGACGAGAGCGCGAGTCTCGCGGTGCTGGAGCGATGCTACGAGATTTACCGCGGCGCGGCCGAGCGGTTCTGAGTACCCTCCGTTTCGTTCCGAAACCCTCCTTTTGATATTGTGTCACACCTAACGCACTCCCGATGGCAAGCGAAGCCGCCACCGACGAGGCGTCCGACGCGTACTCGAAGTTCATTCGGAAAGTGAAGCGACTGGAGAACCTCGGCCAAGCCGAGACGGTCCTGAGTTGGGACCAGGAGGTAATGATGCCCGAGGGCGGCACGCCCGCGCGGTCGAAACAGCGGTCGGCGCTCTCTACGGTGACTCACGAGATACTCACCTCCGACGAGATGGCCGAACTGCTGGACGAACTCGAGGGCGAGGACCTGACCGACGAACAGGAGGCGGTCGTCCGCGAGGTTCGTCGCGCACACGACCGGAAGTCGAGAGTTCCGGAGGACCTCGTGGAAGAACTTTCGGAAGTCTCCTCGGAGGCGATGCCCGTGTGGAAAGAGGCCAAGGCCGAAGACGACTTCTCGAAGTTCGCACCCACGCTGGAGAGACTGGTCGAACTCCGCCGGGAGTACGCCGAACACATCGACCCGGACCGCGACCCCTACGAAGTCCTGTTCGAGAAGTACGAACCGTATCTGGGCGTCGATACCGCCGAAGAGATTCTCCAGCGCCTGCGCGACGAACTCGTCCCCCTCGTGGACGCGATTCGGGAGAGTGACGCCGAACTCGCCACTGACACCTTCACCGGCGAGTTCGACACCGACACGCAGGAGGAACTCGCCCGCGACGTACTCGACGAGTTGGGTTACGACTGGGAACACGGTCGCCTCGACACCGCGCCCCACCCGTTCTCGGCGGGCAACCAGTTCGACGCTCGCGTCACGACCCGGTTCAACCCCGAGGAACCCCTCGGTGCGCTGATGGCGACGGTCCACGAGTTCGGCCACGCCACCTACACCCTCGGTCTGCCCCGCGACCACTACGCGACGCCGCTTGGCGACTCGCGGGACATGACGGTCCACGAGTCCCAGTCGCGCCTCTGGGAGAACCACGTCGGGCGGTCCCGAGCGTTCTGGGAGCGGTTCCTGCCGACGATGCAGGACCGCTTCCCCGAGAAACTCGCCGACGCCTCGGTCGAAGACGCGTTCGAGGCCGCCAACGAGGTGTACGAGGACAACCTCATCCGCGTGGAGGCCGACGAACTCACCTACCACATGCACATCGTGGTCCGGTTCGAAATCGAACGCGACCTGATTCGGGGCGACCTCGATGTCGAAGACGTGCCGGAAGTCTGGAACGACAAGTACGAGGAGTATCTGGGTATCCGCCCCGACTCCGACGCCGAGGGCTGTCTACAGGACATCCACTGGAGTCACGGCGACTTCGGCTACTTCCCGACCTACTCGCTCGGGAGCGTCCTCGCGGCTCAACTGTTCGCCAGCGCCGAGGACGACATCGAGAATCTGGACGACAAAATCGCCGCGGGCGACTTCGAACCGCTCCACGAGTGGCTGACCGAGAGCGTTCACCGCCACGGGAGTCGCTACACCACCGACGACCTGATTCGGGAGGCCACCGGCGAGGACTACACCGCCGACTACTTCCTCGACTACGTGAAGTCGAAGTACGGCGACCTCTACGAGTTGGACGACTACCAGTAGCGACCACTCACGCGCTTTCGAGCGCCTCTCTCACCTCTTGTGCGGTCTCGCGGTCGGTCACGTGAAACAGGAACCGCGCTTCCCACTCGCCCGACTGGATGGTCTCGGCCAACCCCGGACCGAGTTTCGCCTCCGAGAGCAGTTCGCCCTCGAAGTACGTCCGGAGTCGGTGGGGGTCGGGGTCTTCGAGCGCACCCGCCTCGCGGAGTCCGTCGGCGAACGAGTCGGCTCCGTCGTCGGTGAGCGTTATCGGCAGTCGGTAGGCGTCGGCGGTTCTGGCGGGTTCGACTTCGCCGACCGTCGCCACGTCCGCGCCGGTGAGCAGTTCGACTTCTCGGTCGCCGTCCGTGACCGTAATCCGGAACTCGCTGGCGTCGTCGGTGTCGGTTCCGCCGCTGGTCGTCTCGCCGCCGGTACCACCGGCGGCGAGCGACTCCCGAACTTGACTACAACCGCTACCGCCCGCTAGTGCGAGACACCCCGCCGCGAGAACCTGTCTTCGAGAGGGCATGGCAACACGTTGTCTCATCGCGCTGTTAAGCGTTCGGTGCGCGAGGGCCGTGGCGAATCTTCCCAGCCTCGCCGAGACCCGTATTTTGATACGTCGGCACGCCAACTCGACGGTATGGCCGACGCCTACGACGACTTACTCGACCGATACGAGCGACTCACCGCGCTGGAAGACGGACGCGAGTACCTCTACTGGGACCAACAGGTGACGATGCCCGAGGGCGGGACGCCCGCCCGGTCGCGCCAACTCTCGACGCTCTCTGCGCTCGAACACCAGCGACTGACCGCCGACGAGACCGGCCGACTGCTCGACGCCGCCGAGGGCGAGGACCTGACCGACGAGCAGGAAGCGGTCGTCCGCGAGATTCGCCGCGAGTACGAACGGGCGGCCGAGGTTCCGGAGGAACTCGTAGAGGAACACACTCGCGTCCGGTCGGAGGCCCAAGACGACTGGCAGGAGGCGAAGGCGAACGACGACTTCTCGGCGTTCGAGACCACGCTGGAGCGACTCCTCGACCTGCGGGTCCGGAAGGCCGAACACATCGACCCGGACCGCGACCCCTACGAAGTGATGTTCGAGGGGGGCGAACCCTACCTCGGACTCGACACCGTAGAGCGAATCTTCGAGGAACTGAAAGACGGGTTGGTCCCGCTCATCGAGGACATCCGGGCGAGCGAGGACGTGCCGCCCGCCTTCGAAGGGACGTTCGACGCAGACACCCAGATGGCGCTCTCGGAAGACGTGTTGGACCTGCTCGGCTACGACTGGGACCGGGGCCGTCTCGACACCTCCGCCCACCCCTTCACGCTCGGCACCCAGTTCGACGCTCGGGTCACGACCCGGTTCGACGAGTCTGACCTCCTCGGCGCTATCGGTTCGACCATTCACGAGTTCGGCCACGCCACCTACGCGCTCGGACTCCCCGACGACGCTTACGGGTCGCCGCTCGGGGAATCGCGTTCCCACGGCGTCCACGAGTCCCAGTCGCGGTTCTGGGAGAACCACGTCGGGCGGACCAAGGAGTTCTGGGAGTTGTTCCTGCCGACCGTGAAAGAACACTTCCCGCAGGTCTCGGACGTGACGCCTGAGGAGGCGTACCGGGCCGCCAACCGGGTGAAAGCGGACAACGTGATTCGGGTCGAGGCCGACGAACTCACCTACCACATGCACATCGTCCTCCGGTCGGAGATAGAACGCGAGTTCGTCTCGGGCGACCTCGCCGTGAGCGAGATTCCGGCCGCGTGGGACGACAAGATGGAGCAGTACCTCGGGGTCCGGCCCGACACCGACGCCGAGGGGTGTTTGCAGGACATCCACTGGACCGGCGGCTTTGCCAACTTCCAGAACTACACGGTCGGGAGCGTCCTCGCGGCCCAACTCTGGGCGACCATCGAGGACGAACTCGACGGCCCCCGCGGCCTGATTCGGGACGGCGACTTCGACCCGCTCCACGACTGGTTCCGCGAGAACGTCCACCGCCACGGGAGTCGCTACACCACCGACGAACTGATTCGGGAGGCAACCGGCGAGGACCTGACGGCCGAGTACTTCTTGGACTACGCCCGAGAGAAGTTCGGCGACATCTACGACCTGTAGGGAGAGTCGCTCCGGGGCCCCAATCCCGCCCGAACGGTCCAGAGAACCCGGCAAAGTCGGGGCGGTGGGAAACCCTTATGCGCGCGGCGAAGATAGTTCCGGCAGAACACCAATGACTGTCACCTTGAAGGACTTCTACGCCGACTGGTGCGGCCCGTGCAAGACCCAAGACCCCATCCTCGAAGAGATGGAGGCCGACTGGGATGGCGTCGAGTTCGAGAAGATCGACGTAGACGAGCATCAGGACGTGGCCAACGAGTATCAGGTCCGGTCCATCCCGACCATCGTGGTCGAGAACGACGACGGCGTCGTGGAGCGATTCGTCGGCGTCACTCAGCGCGACGAACTCGAAGACGCGCTCGAAGAGGCGGGCGCGTAACCGTCCCGAGGGTCCGTCGTTCGCGGGCCTCGAACCGTTTCCTTATCCGTAGAAGTGGCGAGATGTAGGTCGTTAGCTATCTTTCTGCGAGGAGAGACCCCGCCGTTCGCGCACGCCGAGACCCCGCGACGCTCCGAAAGGTTTAGGCGAGCGGCGAACGCACCGACGGACATGAGCAGTGGCCAGAACTCCGGCGGCCTGATGTCCAGTGCCGGACTCGTCCGGTACTTCGACGCCGAGGACCGCAACGCGATACGCATCGACCCCAAGACCATCGTCGCCTTCGGCGTCCTCTTCGGCGTTCTCATCGAAGTCCTGAACATCCTCGGACTGTAGTCGGTTCCGAATCGCGTTCTTCTCGCCTCGCCGACGGCCGCCAGTCCTATCTCCGTCCCCGTCGGCGGGACCGTCTTCGGCGCGCTCACGCCGTTCGACTCGCCGCGCGGGTCGCGGGGCTTTCGGCGTTCGAGGGAGGATTCGAGAGGAGACGACTCCGGCGAGACGGCCGTCCGGGAGGCCCTCGGGCTGGTGTGGGGTAGCGTCTACGCGCTGGCGCTCTCGGTCTTCGGCGAGCGAATCGTGTTGGGGCGTCTCCTCGGATTGGACCTCGACGTGGACGAGCGTCTGGTCTTCCACGCGGGCCACCTTATCTAC
It contains:
- a CDS encoding preprotein translocase subunit Sec61beta, whose product is MSSGQNSGGLMSSAGLVRYFDAEDRNAIRIDPKTIVAFGVLFGVLIEVLNILGL
- a CDS encoding M20 family metallopeptidase, producing MTEVAELTRELVSIPSHDDETEAGDYVENWLREETDADVTRDGAGNVVARRDPEGDAAASVADDTSESAESLALVGHHDVVPPDDSQTTDDGSYVVSERDGRLYGRGTADMKGAVAAAMLAFRDADLGDTAADSPRELVFASFVGEEQGGIGARAAIEDGFAPDYAVVGEGSTGYSAEGVTDVAVAHKGRRGSTVVARGTSAHASEPEAGENAVYRACDAVDVVRDLDFPATEVLGEEVRGSVAVTEIDGGSAWNVIPEECTVTIDERTVPGERADLERVETVEGVEWRVDQDLPPMRCDDEDFAETVLTAASETQDSDPRLVSKPHATDAGWLAEAGTTCVVCGPAEPGEAHTDDESASLAVLERCYEIYRGAAERF
- a CDS encoding PINc/VapC family ATPase translates to MNVLPDTSVVIDGRVSERVEDGDFEGATVLVPEAVVAELEAQANSGAESGWDGLSELQRLADLADEGSIELEYVGERPDATEKGLASEGEIDALIRDLAAEHDAVFVTSDVVQSEVAQAKGVEVEYVSPRVEETEVGRLSIEDYFDDQTMSVHLKAGVEPMAKRGDVGDMHYQTIGEDPTDEEEVREIASEIIDGAKESNEGFIELDEPGMTIVQFRDYRIAIAEPPFADGWEITAVRPIVKTDMEDYEYADELKDRLLERQRGVLIAGSPGAGKSTFAQAVGEFLAHNDFAVKTMEKPRDLQVGPEITQYTELGGEMEKTADSLLMVRPDYTIYDEVRKTDDFEVFADMRLAGVGMIGVVHATRAIDALQRLVGRVELGMIPQIVDTVVYIEAGKVAKVYDVSTQVKVPEGLMEEDLARPVIMIQDFETGRPEYEIYTFNRQVVTVPLNEGEREESGVSKLAKQEIEREIQSVARGAVDVEVQGQNRATVYVTDDDISYVIGKGGGRIEDIENRLGIDIDVRTHSEKPQSVSGASGGGSAGGAGAATRGETVTPDITSRHIVLPTDGHAGETVEVQADGEYLFTATVGRGGDIQVSRGSAIAEELERAIDREQAITVVGA
- a CDS encoding thioredoxin family protein; the protein is MTVTLKDFYADWCGPCKTQDPILEEMEADWDGVEFEKIDVDEHQDVANEYQVRSIPTIVVENDDGVVERFVGVTQRDELEDALEEAGA
- a CDS encoding carboxypeptidase M32, translating into MADAYDDLLDRYERLTALEDGREYLYWDQQVTMPEGGTPARSRQLSTLSALEHQRLTADETGRLLDAAEGEDLTDEQEAVVREIRREYERAAEVPEELVEEHTRVRSEAQDDWQEAKANDDFSAFETTLERLLDLRVRKAEHIDPDRDPYEVMFEGGEPYLGLDTVERIFEELKDGLVPLIEDIRASEDVPPAFEGTFDADTQMALSEDVLDLLGYDWDRGRLDTSAHPFTLGTQFDARVTTRFDESDLLGAIGSTIHEFGHATYALGLPDDAYGSPLGESRSHGVHESQSRFWENHVGRTKEFWELFLPTVKEHFPQVSDVTPEEAYRAANRVKADNVIRVEADELTYHMHIVLRSEIEREFVSGDLAVSEIPAAWDDKMEQYLGVRPDTDAEGCLQDIHWTGGFANFQNYTVGSVLAAQLWATIEDELDGPRGLIRDGDFDPLHDWFRENVHRHGSRYTTDELIREATGEDLTAEYFLDYAREKFGDIYDL
- a CDS encoding carboxypeptidase M32, which produces MASEAATDEASDAYSKFIRKVKRLENLGQAETVLSWDQEVMMPEGGTPARSKQRSALSTVTHEILTSDEMAELLDELEGEDLTDEQEAVVREVRRAHDRKSRVPEDLVEELSEVSSEAMPVWKEAKAEDDFSKFAPTLERLVELRREYAEHIDPDRDPYEVLFEKYEPYLGVDTAEEILQRLRDELVPLVDAIRESDAELATDTFTGEFDTDTQEELARDVLDELGYDWEHGRLDTAPHPFSAGNQFDARVTTRFNPEEPLGALMATVHEFGHATYTLGLPRDHYATPLGDSRDMTVHESQSRLWENHVGRSRAFWERFLPTMQDRFPEKLADASVEDAFEAANEVYEDNLIRVEADELTYHMHIVVRFEIERDLIRGDLDVEDVPEVWNDKYEEYLGIRPDSDAEGCLQDIHWSHGDFGYFPTYSLGSVLAAQLFASAEDDIENLDDKIAAGDFEPLHEWLTESVHRHGSRYTTDDLIREATGEDYTADYFLDYVKSKYGDLYELDDYQ
- a CDS encoding pentapeptide repeat-containing protein, with protein sequence MSEELQSTPGEMVGATGNRRSVADERCGHTHEASAVTGLGGVCCWRPVWGDTDRCIWHADVAQKPSRQLEETAPTVGERLDGAIFRDVELSDADWPSGLTITDARFVNCNLEGTDLSGTDLRYSQFEGVDAQGVNLRGANLEHAEFDRTDLRGADLCGARLHYAVFDNARIAEETTFGKNVVYEEELLDTDDDRRISALDVVGPKHPDDNRLDRYEAAHWTYSELQRLAEDNGLTAASREYYRKRKNIRRREAWEFRSYPQALAKEAWRWTTGYGSNPWRVIATSIVVILLCGVIYPLTSGVIEPTAETTVTYQIKPSQGIYLNFVYILKTVYFSTVTFATLGYGDMQPLHGWARALAALEALLGQLLMALLVFVLTRNVTWSE